One part of the Peromyscus leucopus breed LL Stock chromosome 19, UCI_PerLeu_2.1, whole genome shotgun sequence genome encodes these proteins:
- the Lpcat1 gene encoding LOW QUALITY PROTEIN: lysophosphatidylcholine acyltransferase 1 (The sequence of the model RefSeq protein was modified relative to this genomic sequence to represent the inferred CDS: inserted 1 base in 1 codon), with protein sequence MRLRGRGPRAAPSSSSGAGDARRLAPPGRNPFVHELRLSALQKAQVAFMTLTLFPIRLLFAAFMMLLAWPFALVASLGPPDKEPEQPLALWRRVVDFLLKAIMRAMWFAGGFHRVAVKGRQALPAEAAILTLAPHSSYFDAIPVTMTMSSIVMKAESRDIPIWGTLIRYIRPVFVSRSDQDSRRKTVXEIKRRAQSDGKWPQIMIFPEGTCTNRTCLITFKPGAFIPGVPVQPVVLRYPNKLDTITWTWQGPGALKILWLTLCQFQNQVEIEFLPVYCPSEEEKRNPALYASNVRRVMAKALGVSVTDYTFEDCQLALADGQLRLPADTCLLEFARLVRGLGLKPENLEKDLDKYSESARMKRGEKIGLPEFAAYLEVPVSDALEDMFSLFDESGGGEIDLREYVVALSVVCRPSQTLATIQLAFQMYGSPEDGSIEEADLSCILKTALGVSELTVTDLFRAIDQEEKGRITFDDFCGFAEMHPDFAEDYLYPDQTHFDSCAQTPPAPTPNGFCIDFSPENSDFGRKNFCKKVD encoded by the exons GTGGCTTTCATGACGTTGACGCTGTTCCCCATCCGGCTCCTGTTCGCTGCTTTCATGATGCTGCTGGCCTGGCCCTTTGCACTTGTGGCCTCCCTGGGACCACCTGACAAGGAGCCAGAGCAGCCCCTGGCCTTATGGAGGAG ggtCGTGGACTTCCTGCTCAAGGCCATCATGCGCGCCATGTGGTTTGCGGGCGGCTTCCACCGCGTGGCTGTGAAGGGGCGGCAGGCCCTGCCCGCCGAGGCTGCTATCCTCACGCTGGCACCACATTCTTCCTACTTCGACGCCATCCCTGTCACCATGACCATGTCCTCCATTGTGATGAAGGCGGAGAGCAGAGACATCCCGATCTGGGGAA CTCTGATACGGTACATCCGGCCCGTGTTCGTGTCCCGGTCTGACCAGGACTCTCGGAGGAAAACCG GAGAGATCAAGCGACGGGCACAGTCGGATGGAAAGTGGCCTCAG ATAATGATTTTTCCAGAAGGAACATGCACGAATAGGACCTGCCTCATTACCTTCAAACCTG GTGCATTCATTCCTGGAGTTCCTGTCCAACCTGTGGTGCTACGTTACCCAAACAAACTG GACACCATCACATGGACGTGGCAAGGCCCCGGAGC GTTGAAAATCCTGTGGCTTACTCTGTGCCAGTTTCAAAACCAAGTGGAAATCGAG TTCCTGCCCGTGTATTGCCCTtctgaggaggagaagaggaatcCTGCCCTATATGCCAGCAATGTGCGACGTGTCATGGCCAA gGCCCTGGGTGTCTCCGTAACTGACTACACATTTGAGGATTGCCAGTTGGCTTTGGCAGATGGACAGCTCCGCTTGCCTGCTGACACCTGCCTGCTGGAGTTTGCCAGGCTGGTGAGGGGCCTCGG gcTGAAACCAGAAAATCTTGAGAAAGACCTAGACAAGTACTCAGAGAGTGCAAggatgaagagaggagagaaaattgGACTTCCAGAGTTTGCAGCCTACTTGGAAGTTCCTGTCTCAGATGCGCTGGAGGACATGTTCTCACTGTTTGACGAG AGCGGTGGTGGTGAGATAGACCTTCGAGAGTATGTGGTCGCCTTGTCCGTGGTGTGCAGGCCCTCCCAGACCCTGGCCACCATCCAGCTGGCATTCCAG ATGTATGGATCGCCTGAGGATGGCAGCATAGAGGAGGCCGACCTGTCCTGCATCCTCAAGACTGCACTGGGTGTGTCAGAATTAACAGTGACTGACCTGTTCCGGGCTATTGAccaagaggagaagggaagaatcaCATTTG ATGACTTCTGTGGGTTTGCAGAAATGCACCCTGACTTCGCGGAGGACTATTTGTACCCCGATCAGACACATTTTGACAGTTGTGCACAGACACCCCCAGCACCAACTCCCAATGGCTTCTGCATTGACTTCAGCCCTGAAAACTCAGACTTTGGGAGAAAGAATTTTTGTAAGAAGGTGGACTAG